One genomic region from Vanacampus margaritifer isolate UIUO_Vmar chromosome 2, RoL_Vmar_1.0, whole genome shotgun sequence encodes:
- the LOC144043921 gene encoding histamine H3 receptor-like produces MEERTQSNSSGRHLDDGPARVQSSLAFSAPVFAVLMVMMVTLVVVTVLGNALVMLAFKVDKSLRRRCNYYFLNLAISDFFVGAFCIPVYIPYILTGRWTLGRGLCKLWLVMDYLLCSASVFSIVLISYDRFLSVTRAVSYRARQSTSHPAIVKMIVVWLLAFVLYSPAIIFWELAVGRSRVPNEECFAEFYHSWYFLLCASMLEFFSPFISVAFFNLSIYLNIRRRRLRCREAQLNLQLNEPVSTQGEANSFSHTWGTGGKLAVRGSIHSPASSPNLGKPDPASSRTAQPNRLSRDKKIAKSLAIIVCVFAICWAPYTLLMIIRAACRGRCIPHHWYEVTFWLLWINSAINPFLYPLCHSSFRRAFAKILCPKRRSSTPPLAVLRAGQ; encoded by the exons ATGGAGGAGCGCACCCAGTCCAACTCCAGCGGGCGTCACTTGGACGATGGCCCGGCAAGAGTGCAAAGCTCCCTGGCGTTTTCGGCGCCGGTCTTTGCCGTTCTAATGGTGATGATGGTGACTTTGGTGGTCGTGACAGTTTTGGGCAACGCGCTGGTCATGCTCGCTTTCAAAGTGGACAAGAGTCTGAGGAGGCGATGTAATTACTACTTTCTGAATCTGGCAATATCGGACTTTTTTGTAG GAGCGTTCTGCATCCCGGTGTACATCCCTTACATCCTCACCGGCCGGTGGACGCTGGGCAGGGGACTGTGCAAGCTGTGGCTGGTCATGGACTACCTGCTGTGTTCAGCGTCCGTCTTCAGCATCGTCCTCATCAGCTACGACCGCTTCCTCTCCGTCACCAGAGCT GTGAGTTACCGGGCCAGACAAAGCACGTCTCATCCAGCCATCGTCAAGATGATTGTGGTGTGGCTGCTGGCCTTTGTCCTGTACAGCCCGGCCATCATATTTTGGGAGCTGGCGGTGGGCCGAAGTCGGGTGCCAAATGAAGAGTGCTTCGCCGAATTCTATCACTCCTGGTACTTCCTGCTGTGCGCCTCCATGCTGGAGTTCTTCTCGCCTTTCATCTCAGTGGCTTTCTTCAACCTCAGCATTTATCTGAACATACGCCGGAGGAGGCTCCGCTGCAGGGAGGCCCAGCTCAACCTTCAGTTAAATGAACCCGTGTCTACGCAAGGGGAAGCTAACTCCTTTTCCCACACCTGGGGGACGGGAGGGAAACTGGCCGTGAGGGGCTCCATCCACTCCCCGGCCTCGTCTCCCAATTTGGGCAAACCGGATCCGGCGAGCAGCAGGACGGCCCAGCCTAACCGTCTGTCCAGAGATAAGAAAATTGCTAAGTCGCTCGccatcattgtgtgtgtgtttgccatcTGCTGGGCACCGTACACCCTACTGATGATCATCCGTGCCGCCTGCAGAGGGCGATGCATCCCGCATCACTGGTATGAGGTCACCTTCTGGCTCCTGTGGATCAACTCTGCCATTAACCCTTTCCTCTACCCACTGTGTCACAGCAGCTTCCGCAGGGCCTTTGCTAAGATTCTATGTCCAAAACGGCGAAGCTCGACTCCCCCTTTAGCCGTGCTTCGGGCGGGCCAGTGA